From the Variovorax paradoxus genome, the window CACGTCGAAGCTCTTCACGCACTCCCACGCCGCATCGGCATCGGCGATGTTGTTGTAGCTGAGCTCCTTGCCCTGCAGCTGCTTCGCCGACACGAGCGAACCGGGCGCCGGATGGAGGTCGCGGTAGAACGCGGCCTGCTGGTGCGGGTTCTCGCCGTAGCGCAGGTCCTGCACCTTCACGAAGCGGCCGTTGCTCTGCGCAGGGAACAGCGAGCGCTTGGGCGCGGGCTGGCCGATGCTGCTGTCGAAGTCGATGGCCGAGAGGTAGTCGCTGATCGCGCCGTCGTAGTCGGCGATGCGGTTGAATGCCGCCACCGAGAAGGCGAACTTGGTCTTGTCGCTGAGCTTGCCGTCGGCCTTGAGTTCGGCCAGCGCCGTGGCGTACTGCGACGCGTCGGTGAGCACGCCCACGTCCTTCCAGTTCTTGGCGGCGCTGCGCACCATGGCCGGGCCGCCGATGTCGATGTTCTCGATGGCGTCTTCGAGCGTGCAGCCAGGCTTGGCCACGGTGGCCTCGAACGGGTACAGGTTGACCACCAGCAGGTCGATGGTGTCGATGCCATGCTGCTTGATCGCAGCCACATGCGCGGGCAGGTCGCGGCGCGCCAGCAGGCCGCCGTGGATCTTCGGGTGCAGCGTCTTCACGCGGCCGTCGAGCATTTCGGGAAAGCCGGTGTGGTCCGCGACTTCGGTGACGGGCAGGCCGGCGTCGGCCAGCAGCTTGGCGGTGCCGCCGGTGGACAGCAGCTTGATGCCCAGCGCATGCAGCGCCTGGGCAAATTCGAGAATGCCGGTCTTGTCGGAAACGGAGATGAGTGCAGTCTGGGCCATGGGATATGCCGTGGAGTTATTTCAGGAGTTTGTGTTCAACCAGCTTCTTGCGAAGCGTGTTTCGATTCAGGCCCAGCCATTGCGCAGCCTTCGACTGATTGCCTTCGGCGCGCGTCATGACGACATCGAGCAGGGGCTTCTCGACCACGCGCACGAGCATCTCGTACATGCCGTCGGGTTCGGTGCCGCGCAGGTCGCGAAAGTAGCTGTCAAGACTGGTGCGCACGCAGTCCTCGATGTGTTTCTTGCTCATTGCTTCTTCTCTTTTTTTCAATCGACGGCGCAAGCCGCCTCCTCTTCGCCGGACGGTTCGCCGTCCGCCTCTTGCTGCACGGGCATGCGGTCCATGCGGTCTGCGAGCCCGTCGAAATAGTCGCCGATCGCGCGCAGCTGCTCGGCGCAGTCCTCGATGGTGTTCATTCGTGCGCGAAATGCCTCGCCGTCGGGCAGCGCGCGCACATACCAGCCGATGTGCTTTCGCGCCGTGCGCACGCCGCTGTAGTCGCCGTACAGCGCATAGTGCTCCACCAGATGGTCGAGCAGCAAGCGACGCACCTCCACCACCAGCGGCGGCGCGCGGTGCGTACCGGTCTCCAGGAAGTGCGCGATCTCGCGGAAGATCCATGGACGGCCCTGCGCGGCGCGGCCGATCATCACGGCGTCGGCGCCGGTGAGCGCGAGCACGTCGCGCGCCTTCTCCGGCGACCGGATGTCGCCGTTCGCCACCACCGGCACGCGCACCGCGGCCTTCACGGCGGCAATGGTGTCGTACTCGGCATGGCCCTTGTAGCCCTGCTCGCGCGTGCGCCCGTGCACGGTGAGCATCTGCACGCCGGCCGATTCGAAATCGCGCGCGAGCTTCACTGCGTTGCGATGGTCGTGGCTCCAGCCGGTTCGCATCTTCAGCGTGACCGGCACATCGAACGGCTGCGCGGCGTCGACCACGGCCTGCACGATCTCGAGCGCCAGCGGCTCGTCGCGCATCAGCGCAGAACCGGCCCACTTGTTGCACACCTTCTTGGCCGGGCAACCCATGTTGATGTCGATGATCTGCGCGCCGCGCTCGATGTTGTAGACCGTGGCCTCGGCCATCATGGCCGCGTCGGTGCCGGCGATCTGCACCGCGATGGGACCCGGCTCGCCGTCGTGGTTCGCGCGTCGCGACGTTTTCAGCGTGCCCCAGAGTTCCTTGCGCGAGGTGACCATCTCGCTGACTGCATACCCCGCGCCGAGCTCGCGGCACAGCATGCGGAAAGGCCGGTCCGTCACGCCGGCCATGGGCGCGACGAACAGGCGGTTTTCCAGCGTGTGGGTGCCGATCTGCAAGGTCATTTGGAAGAGGAGCGGTGCGCGTTCGGCTGCTGAAAAATGAGGCACGATTGTAGCCACGCCGCATTTCAGCGACTGAAACGATTTGCGGCCTGGGTACCCGTGCAGACACCGATGCGCCTCGGGGCTTTCGGGCACTTCTCCCACGCGGTTGCGACGTGAGCACTGCCTATACTTCGCCGACTTCAACCGACCTCATGCAAGCCTGGCTCGACTCACTCATGGCGCTGCTGGCGCTGCCGCAGTACGGTCTCTCGACCCTGTTCGTGGCCGCTTTCGTGTCCGCGACGCTGCTGCCCGTGGGCTCCGAGCCTTTTCTCTTCGGGCTGCTCAAGCTCAACCCGGACATGTTCTGGCCAGCCATCGCGGTGGCGACCATCGGCAACACGCTGGGAGGTGCGGTCGACTGGTGGATGGGCTACGGCGCGCACAAGGTCGCCGACAAATACTCGCACTCGAAACACCATGTGCGAGTTTTGGGCTGGCTCGAGCGGCTCGGCCCGAAGGCCTGCCTGCTGAGCTGGTTGCCGCTGGTGGGCGACCCGCTGTGCGCAGTGGCCGGCTGGCTCAAGCTGCCGTTCTGGCCTTGCGTGGCCTACATGGCCATCGGAAAGTTCCTGCGTTACATCACCATGACGGTGGCGCTGCTGCAGATCTTCTGATCAGCTCAGCAGGCCGTAGGGCCCGCCGCGTTCGAGCGCGCGCTTGTAGGCAGGGCGCGCGTGGATGCGCTCCAGATAGGCCATGAGCTTCGGCCGCTTCGCGTCGAGCCCGCCGCGCGCCTGCGCGGCTTCCACCGGAAAGCTCATCTGGATGTCCGCGCCCGTGAAGCTGTCGCCGGCAAACCACTCGCTCTTGCCGAGTTCGGCTTCCATGAAGGCCAGATGCGCTGCGATGTTCGGATTGATGAACGCGCCCTTGGTCTTGGCCGCGATCGCTTTCGCGATCGGCTTTGCGAAGAACGGCATCTTCGCGCTCTCGATGCGGTCGAACACCAGTTTCAGCAGCAGCGGCGACATCGCCGAACCTTCGGCGAAATGCAGCCAGTAGCGATAACGCAGCGCCTCCGCAGTGCCGGCAGCGGGCGCGAGCCGCCCCTGGCCGAAACGCTCGATGACGGTCTCGATGATCGCGCCCGATTCAGCGAGCGCGAGCCCGTCATCCGTGGTGACGACGGGTGACTTGCCCAGCGGATGAACGGCCCGCAGCGAAGCGGGCGCCAACATGGTTTGCGGATCGCGCTGGTAGTGGACGATCTCGTAAGGCAGTTCGAGTTCTTCGAGCAGCCAGAGCACACGCTGCGAACGCGAGTTGTTGAGGTGGTGGACGGTGAGCATGGAGGCGGGCCTTGAGAAGGATTCGGGGCGCGCGGAGTCTACCGAACAACACCCCAAAGAACCCGCGGATTTCTTTTCGCGAAACACCGAGGAACCGGCTTCGCCGGGCCTCAGGTGTTGCCCCCGCTAGGGGGTTGGCGCAGCGACACGAAGTGCGCGCAGCCTGGGGGCGAGCCTGTTATGAGCTGAACAGGAAGTTCATCACGTCGCCATCCTTGACGACGTATTCCTTGCCTTCCGAACGCATCTTGCCCGCGTCCTTCGCGCCCTGCTCGCCCTTGAAGGCGATGTAGTCCTCGAACGCGATGGTCTGGGCGCGGATGTAGCCCTTCTCGAAGTCGCCGTGGATCACGCCGGCCGCCTGCGGGCCGGTGTCGCCGATGTGGATGGTCCAGGCGCGCACTTCCTTCACGCCGGCGGTGAAGTAGGTCTGCAGGCCCAGCAGCTTGAAGGCCGCGCGGATCAGGCGGTTCAGGCCGGGCTCTTCCTGACCGATCTCGGCCAGGAACATCTTCTTGTCTTCGTCGTCCATCTCGGCCAGGTCGGCTTCGATCTTGGCGCAGATGGCGACCACAGGCGCACCCTGCTTGGCGGCGTATTCGCGCAGGCGGTCGAGATACGGGTTGTTCTCGAAGCCGTCTTCGGAGACGTTGCCCACGAACATCGCGGGCTTGGCGGTGATGAGCGTGAAGCTCTTGACCAGCGGCAACTCTTCCTTGGTGAACTCGAGCGCACGCACGGGCGTGTTCTCGTTCAGCGCGGCCTGGCAGCGCTCGAGCAGGCCGACGAGTTTCTGCGCGTCCTTGTCGCCCGAACGGGCCACCTTGGTGTGGCGGTGCAGCGCCTTTTCGACCGTGGCCAGGTCGGCCAGGCAAAGTTCGGTCTGGATCACCTCGATGTCGGAGATCGGGTCGACCTTGCCGGCCACATGGATCACGTTCTCGTCGTCGAAGCAGCGCACCACGTTCACCGTGGCGTCGGTCTCGCGGATGTGCGCCAGAAACTTGTTGCCGAGGCCTTCGCCGGTGCTGGCGCCTGCCACGAGGCCGGCGATGTCGACGAACTCGACGATGGCGGGCACCACGCGCTCGGGATTCACGATCTCGCTGAGCTGGGCAAGCCGAGGATCGGGCACTTCCACCACGCCCACATTGGGCTCGATGGTGCAGAAGGGATAGTTTTCCGCCGCGATGCCGGCCTTGGTCAGCGCATTGAAAAGGGTGGATTTACCGACGTTGGGCAGGCCGACGATGCCGCATTGCAAACTCATGGGAGGTCCTCTTGGGTAACCGGCGATTTTAGGCGAGCATGGCTGCACGCCCGTCCGGCAGGGCTTCGGACCGCATTTCTGCCGCTCCCGGCATCAGGGTTAAACCCAATTAGCAAACGTTTGCGCAAACGTTTCCCACAGGTAACATCGGAGCCCCGGCCAAGACCGGCGTCCCGCCCTGATCAACCATCCCTGGAGACATTCACCATGAAGTTCACCCGCCGCACCCTGCAAAGCGCCGCCGCCCTCACGTTGCTGGGCGCCATTGCCGCAACGCCCGCCTTCGCGCAGGACAAGCCCAAGGTCGCGCTGGTCATGAAGTCGCTGGCCAACGAGTTCTTCCGCACCATGGAAGACGGCGCCAAGGCGCACCAGAAGGCGCACGCCGCCCAATACACGCTGGTGGCCAACGGCATCAAGGACGAGACCGACACCGCCGCGCAGATCAAGATGGTCGAGCAGATGGTGGCCCAGAAGATCAACGCGCTGGTCATCGCGCCGGCCGATTCGAAGGCGCTGGTGCCGGTGGTCAAGGCGGCCATCGACAAGGGCATCCTGGTGGTGAACATCGACAACCAGTTCGATGCCGCAGCACTCAAGGAAAAGGGCATCCAGGTGCCGTTCGTGGGCCCCGACAACCGCGCCGGCGCGAAGCTGGTGGGTGACGCACTGGCCAAGGAACTGAAGTCGGGCGACAAGGTCGGCATCATCGAAGGCGTGTCGACCACCTTCAATGCGCAGCAGCGCACGCTGGGCTACCAGGACGCGATGAAGGCGGCCGGCGTCACGGTGGTGGGCGTGCAGTCGGGCCAGTGGGAAATCGACAAGGGCAACACGGTGGCCGCCGGCATGATGCGCGAGCATCCCGACCTGAAGGCCCTGCTGGCCGGCAACGACAGCATGGCGCTGGGCGCGGTCGCCGCGGTCAAGGCCGCGGGCAAGACGGGCAAGGTGCTGGTGGTGGGCTACGACAACATCGGCGCCATCAAGCCGATGCTGAAGGACGGCCGCGTGCTCGCCACGGCGGACCAGTTCGCCGCCAAGCAGGCCGTGTTCGGCATCGAGACCGCGCTGAAGGCCATCGCCGACAAGAAGAAGCAGTCGGAAATGCCCGCCGAAGTGAAGACGGACGTGGTGCTGGTCACGAAGTGATGCTCGCCCCCAGGCTTCGCGCACTTCGTGTCGCTTCGCCTTCCCCCTACCGGGGGCAACACCGACGGCCCGGCAAAGCCGGTTCCGTGGTGTTTCTGGAATAAGGTTGCCAATCGATGGCTGACAACAATCGCAGCGCGCCCGTGCTCTCGCTGAGCGCCATGGGCAAGGACTACGCGGCACCGGTGCTGGACGACGTCTCGCTCGTGCTGCACGCCGGCGAGGTTCTGGCCCTCACGGGTGAGAACGGCGCCGGCAAGAGCACACTGTCGAAGATCGTCTGCGGCCTGGTGCAGCCCACGCGCGGGCAGATGCTGCTCGACGGCATGCCCTTTGCGCCGAGCTCGCGCCGCGACGCCGAGCGCCTGGGCGTGCGGATGGTCATGCAGGAACTAGGCCTGGTCACCACGCTGTCGGTGGCCGAGAACCTGCTGCTCGACCGCCTGCCCAACAAGACCGGCTGGATCCGCCGCGGCAAGCTGCACGAGCTGGCCGCGCAGCAGCTGGCCAAGATCGGCATGCAGAACATCGACCCGGCGACGCCCGTGGCGCGGCTGGGCATCGGCCAGCAGCAGATGGTCGAGATCGCGCGCAACCTGCAGGACGACACGCGCGTGCTGGTTCTCGACGAGCCCACCGCCATGCTGACCCCGCGCGAAACCTCGCACCTGTTCGAGCAGATCGACCTGCTGAAGGCGCGCGGCGTGGCCATCGTCTATGTGTCGCACCGCCTCGAGGAACTGCAGCGCATCGCCGATCGCGTGGCGGTGCTGCGCGACGGCCGGCTGGTCGACGTGCGCGCCATGGCCGGCGTGCGCGAATCCGAACTGGTGCAGCGCATGGTCGGCCGCGCGGTGCACGAGCACGAAGGCCGCGAACGCCGTGTGGCGGGCCCGGTGTTGCTGAGCGCACGCGGCATCGGCCGGGCCCAGGCGGTGCGCGATGTCGACATCGACCTGCGCGCCGGCGAGGTCATGGGCCTGGCCGGCCTGGTCGGCTCGGGCCGGACCGAACTGGTGCGGCTGCTGTTCGGTGCCGACCGCGCCGACCGAGGCGAGATCACGCTGATCGAGAACGGCAAGCCGGTGCAGCATGTGCGCAAGGGCTGGCGTTCGCCGATGCAGGCCATCCGCGCCGGCATCGGGCTGGTCACGGAAGACCGCAAGTCGCAGGGCCTGCTGCTGACGCAGTCGATCCGCGTCAACGCCACGCTGAGCGACCTCGGCGCCGTTTCGCACGCAGGCTGGCTGCAGCCGGCCAAGGAGCGCGGCATCGCGCAGAAACTGGTCGAGCTGCTGCGCATCCGTTCGCGCAGCATCGAGCAGCCGGTGGCCACGCTGAGCGGCGGCAACCAGCAGAAGGTGGTCTTCGCGCGCTGGCTGCACCGCGAGTGCAAGGTACTGCTGCTGGACGAGCCCACGCGCGGCGTGGACGTCGGCGCGCGCGCCGACCTGTATGCCGAGCTCGACCGCATGACCGACGCCGGCAAGGCGCTGCTGATGGTGTCGAGCGACCTGCGCGAGCTGATGGCCATGTGCGACCGCATCGGCGTGATGAGCGCCGGCCGGCTGGTCGCGGTGTTCGAGCGCGGCGAATGGAGCGAGCAATCGCTGCTGGCCGCAGCCTTCAGCGACGCCACCGGTCGCGCCGCCCCCGCACCGGCGGTCTCCGCCGTTCCCGATCAGACCCCGGTCACCGCCGATACACCATGAACGCTGCCAACCCGACCTCCACCCCGACCGCCGCTCCCTCCGCGCTGAAGGGCCAGCTCGGCACCTACCTGGGCCTCACGGTCGTGCTCGTGGGCATGATCGCGCTCTTCGGCTCGCTGAGCGAATACTTCCTGACGCGCGAGACCTTCGTCTCGATCGCCAACGAGATTCCCGCGCTGGCCGTGATGGCCGTCGGCATGACCTTCGTGCTGATCATCGCGGGCATCGACCTCTCCGTCGGCTCGGTGCTGGCGCTCAGCGCAGCCGTCACCGCCGCCGCCATCCTCGAGTGGAAGCTCTCGGTGCCGCTGGCCGCGCTGCTGGGCCTGGCCACGGGGCTGGTCTGCGGCACGGTCACCGGCGCGGTGTCGGTGGCCTGGCGGCTGCCCAGCTTCATCGTCTCGCTGGGCATGCTCGAGGCGGTGCGCGGCGGCGCCTACCTGGTCACCGACTCGCGCACGCAGTACGTGGGTGACGCCATCTCGGGCCTGGCCGCACCGTGGATCGGCGGCATCTCCGCCGCCTTCGTGCTGGCCGTGGTGCTGGTGGTGATCGGGCAGATGGTGCTCACGCGCACCGTGTTCGGCCGCCATGTGGTGGGCATCGGCACCAACGAAGAGGCGATGCGGCTGGCGGGCATCGATCCGCGCCCGATCCGCATCATCGTGTTCGCCGTCACCGGGCTGCTCGCCGGGCTCGCTGGCCTGATGCAGTCGGCGCGCCTCGAGGCGGCAGACCCGAACGCCGGCGTCGGCATCGAGCTGCAGGTGATCGCGGCCGTGGTCATCGGTGGCACCAGCCTCATGGGCGGGCGCGGCTCGGTCGTCAACACCTTCTTCGGCGTGCTGATCATCGCGGTGCTCGAGGCCGGCCTGGCCCAGGTGGGCGCCAGCGAACCGAGCAAGCGCATCATCACCGGCGCGGTGATCGTGGTGGCGGTGATCATCGACACCCTGCGCCAGCGCCGGGCCGACCGCCGCCTGGCCTGATCCGAATCCTGTCCCACGAGAAACACACGAGACCATGGCCACCATCAAGGACGTCGCATTGAAAGCCGGGGTTTCCGTGACCACCGTGTCGCACGTGGTCAACGACACCCGCCACGTCAGCCCCAAGGTGCGCGAGCGCGTGGAGCTGGTCATCCGCGAGCTGGGCTACGTGCCCAACGCGATGGCGCGCAGCCTGAAGAGCAACACCACCTCGACGCTGGGCATGCTCATCCCCAACAGCTCCAACCCGTATTTCGCGGAGATCGTGCGCATCGTGGAAGACCGATGCTTCGGCGCGGGCTACACGCTGGTGCTGTGCAACACCGACGACGAGCCGCGCCGCCAGAGCGTGTACCTGCAGGTGCTGGCCGAGCGCCGCATCGACGGGCTGGTCGTGGTGTCGACCGGCGCCGGCAGCGGCTCCGACGACGGCGACTCGCTGGCCAAGCAGCTCCACGGCCTGCGCGTGCCGACCGTGCTGGTCGACCGCGAGATCGACGACCCGGCCTGCGACCTGGTGGAAACCGCGCACATGCAGGGCGGGCTGCTCGCGGTGCGGCACCTGCTGTCGCTGGGCCACAAGCGCATCGCATGCATCGGCGGACCGGCGGGCGTGATGCCGAGCGAGCAGCGCATCGAAGGCTGGCGCATGGCACTGGCCGAGACCGGGGCGACCCCGAACGCCGACGTGCTGCTGTGGCGCGGCGGCTTCACCAGCCAGGGCGGCTACGAGGCGATGCACGCCATCCTGCGCACCGAGCAGAAGCCCTCGGCCGTGTTCGTCTGCAACGACCTGATGGCCATCGGTGCACTGCGCGCGGCGCATGAAAGCGGCGTGCGGGTGCCCGACGAGCTGTCGATCGTGGGCTTCGACGACATCGAACTGTCCGCCTACACGAGCCCCCCGCTCACCACCGTCGCGCAGCCCAAGGAGCGCATCGGCGCACTGGCGGTCGACATGCTGCTCGAGCGCGTCGGCGGCAAGCGCCGCGATGCGCGCAAGGTGGTGCTGCAGCCCGAGCTGCGCGTGCGCGCATCGACCGCCCGGCATGCGAGCTTCCGCGAAGCCACGGTGCCTTCGGGCGACATCGGGTCATCGCCATCCACGCCTTCCGCACCTCCCACGACAACCCGAAAGTCCCGCACCCCGTGAGCCCCGCGAACATGCCGTCTTCTTCCAGCAGCCATGCGCCGCCGCGCATCGTGGTGCTAGGCAGCCTCAACATGGACCTCGTGCTGCGCGTGCCGCACGCGCCGGCCGCGGGCGAAACCCTGATCGGCCACTCGATCGCCACCATTCCTGGCGGCAAGGGTGCCAACCAGGCCGTGAGCTGCGCGCGCGAGGGCGGCAAGGTGCACATGATCGGCTGCGTGGGCGACGACGCGCACGGCGCTGCGCTGCGCCAGGCGCTCGAGCGCGACGGCATCGACACCGCCGCGCTGCGCACTGCAGCCGGCGAACCCACCGGCACGGCACTGATCCTCGTGGAAGACAGCGGCCAGAACCGCATCGTGATGATTCCCGGCGCCAACGCCGCAGTGCAGATCGACGAGGCCGCCTTGAAGCGCCAGGTGCAGGGCGCCGCGTTCATGGTGACGCAGTTCGAGACGCCGATGGACCAGGTCGCGCGCGCCATCTCGGTGGCGCACGGCGCGGGCTGCAAGGTGCTGCTGAACCCGTCGCCGGTGCAGGCGATCGCCGAGCCTTTGTGGCCGCAGATCGACACGCTGGTGGTCAACGAGATCGAGGCGAAGACGCTGTGCGGCCAGGCTGCCGACACGCCGCAGGAAGCCGCTCAGGCCGGCCAGGCGCTGCGTGCAAGGGGCATCGCGCGCGTGGTGGTGACGCTCGGCGCGCGCGGCGCAGTGGCCGTCGATGCCGACGGCGCGCGCCACCATCCCGCGCCGAAGGTGCAGGCGGTCGACACCACGGCCGCCGGCGACACCTTTCTGGGGGCGCTGGCGGTTGCGCTGGGCGAAGGCCAGTCCTTCGACGAGGCCGTGCGCCTGGGCATCCGCGCCGCGGCGCTGTGCATCCAGCAGCCCGGCGCCCAACCTTCCATTCCGCTGCGTGCCGACGTGCTGCGCAGCCCCGTGCCACCCGACTGGATTTCGCTGTGAAACGTACTGCCCTGCTGCATGCCGAACTGTCCCAGGTGATCGCCTCGATGGGGCACGGCGACATGCTCGTGCTCGGCGACGCCGGCCTGCCGATTCCGGACGGCCCGCGCCGCATCGACCTCGCCGTGGCGCGCGGCGTGCCGCAGCTGACCGACGTGCTGCAGGCGGTGCTGTCGGAGATGCAGGTGGAAGGCATCGTGATCGCCGAGGAGGCGCTCGACGCCGCGAAGAATCTGCCGCGCTGGTTTCCCCAGTCGCCGGGCATCGCGCCGCAGACGGTGTCGCACGAGGAATTCAAGCGCCGCACCGCGAAGGCCCGCGCCATGGTGCGCACCGGCGAATGCACGCCCTACGCCAACATCATCCTCATCGCCGGCGTGGCATTCTGACCAACCCCCCAGGCTTGCCCACTTCGTGTGGCCGCCAACCCCCTTGCAGGGGGCAATACCAGCGGCCCGCCAAAGCCGGTTCCGCGGCATTCCTGAAACGGGCAAGACCCGTCCCGGTCATTCGAACCTGTAGTTCGCGCCCACCGGCTGGCCGACCTTGAGCGTGTGCTCCACGCCCTGGATCACGATGCAGTTCATGCCGAAGGTGATGCCGCCGCCCACGCGCGCATCGGCGCGGTAGGTGCGCAGCATGTCGCCGACTTCGGGGCTGCTCAGGGCGGTCGCGGGGTCGATGTCGGGGATCGGGCAGCGCGTGCAGGGCTTGACGGGGCGCAGTTCGGCCTCGCCCTCGGCGGTGGTGACGTGGAGCGCCTCGACCCGGTCCTCGTCGTGCGACTCCATGCCCGCCAGCACGATGTTCGGGCGGAAGCGCTCGATGCCGACCGCCTCGTGCCCGGCCGCCGCCAGGCGCTCGTTCAGCTCGGCGAGCGAGCCTTCGCTGGCCACCAGCAGCGGGTAGCCGTCCGCGAACTGGTTCTCGGCCTCGACGCCATCGGTCCATTTCATGTTCGACAGGCGCTTCTGCTCGGGATCGAAGCGCACCAGCCGCAGGGCCTGCGGCTTGCCGGGTTCGGATAGGAAGTCGCTGAACCACTGGGCCGCGATGTCGCCCATGTCGTAGGCCGCCACCTCGTCCTTCCACACGCGAACCCGCACCGGCTTCTCGACCCGGTCGAAGGCCAGGTGCAACGCCAGCATGCCGGGCGCACGCAGCACCACTTCCATGTGCTTCATCTGCGGCTTGATCAACGCCATGCGTGGCAGTTGCCGCTGGGTGACGAATTCGCCTCCGGCGTCCACCACCATCCAGGCGCGGTCGAACTCCAGGCCGGTCTCGGTCAGCAGCATTTCGGGAAGCTCGACGCCGCCACAGGACTTGACCGGGTAAATGAACAGGCGCGCGATGGTGGCTTGGAGATCGAAGGCGGGCTGGGAGGCGGACACGGTGGGGGTTCCTTGAAATTCGGCCGCGATTGTCCCGCAGCTCCCGGAAGAAATGCTCGCTCCCTTCCAGGGATACCGCGGAACCGGCTCTGGCGGGGCCGCCGGCATCGCCCCCGCGAGGGGGTTTGCGAAGCGACACGAAGCGCGCGAAGCCTGGGGGCGGGCGCAATCCCTACAATCCTTCGATGGCTCTCCCCCCAGAAGTTTGCATTCGCGGCGCCGGCATCGTCGGCCGGACGCTGGCCCTGCTGCTCGCGCGCGAGCGTGTGCGCGTCGCGCTGGTGGTGCCGCCGGCCGCGCAGGGCAAGGAAGACATCCGGGCCTATGCGCTCAACACGGCTTCCCGGACCCTGCTCGAGTCGCTGCGCGCCTGGCCCGATGCCACCCACGCCACCGCCGTGCGCGAGATGCTGGTGCATGGCGACGAAGGCGGCCGCGTCCAGTTCAGCGCCGCGCGACAGAAGGTCGATGCGCTGGCGTGGATCGTCGACGTGCCCGCACTCGAACAGCAGTTGGCCGACGCGGTGCGCTTCCAGCCGCTGATCGAAGTCGTGGCCGAGCCCGTCGCCGCGCCGCTGACGGTGGTGTGCGAAGGCAAGGCCAGCACCACGCGCGAGGCGCTCGGCGTGAGCTACGAGATCACGCGCTATCCGCAGCATGCCGTCGCCGCGCGCATGGAAGCCGCGCAGTCGCATGACGGCATCGCGCGCCAGTGGTTCAACGACCGCGGCGAGGTGCTTGCGTTGCTGCCGCTGGGCGGCACACACGGCAAGACCGTCGCGCTGGTGTGGTCGGTCGACCAGCTGCGCGCGCCCGACCTGCTGGCGCAGGGCAACGATGAATTCGACGCCGCGGTCACGGAAGCCAGCCACGGCGCGCTCGGACCGCTCAAGCTTACGAGCGAACGCGGCGCCTGGCCGCTGGCCCGCGCCATCGCCGACCGCTGGACCGGCGCCATGCCCGGCCAGCCGAACCGCTCCTGGGCACTGGCGGGCGATGCGGCCCACACGGTGCATCCGCTGGCGGGCCAGGGCCTGAATCTCGGCCTGGCCGACGCCGCCGCGCTGGCCGGCGTGATCAGGAACCGCGACCACTGGCGCAGCGTCGGCGACCCGCGCCTGCTGCGCCGCTACGAACGTGCCCGCCGCGTCGACGTGCTGCAGATGAGCCTCGCGACCGACGGTCTGCAGCAACTTTTCTCGCACAACCTGGGTCCACTCCCTGCATTGCGCAACTGGGGCATGCGCGGTTTCGACCGCACGCGCCTGGTCAAGCACTGGATCACCGCGCAAGCCATGGGCCTGAAGGCCTGACGCCTGCACGTCCTTTTCAGAACCGAACCAACGGATCTCCCGATGACACTCGTACGCAACCTCCTTCTCGCCGCCTGCACGCTGGGCGCGGTCGTGGCCGCCACCGCTGGCGAAGCCGAGATCCGCAAGAACCTGCCGGCACGCATCCCGCAGTTCCCGCCGATCGACGAAGTCTCGAAGGCGCCGATCCCGGGCCTCTACGAAGTGCGCGTGAACGGCGCGCAGATCTTCT encodes:
- the purH gene encoding bifunctional phosphoribosylaminoimidazolecarboxamide formyltransferase/IMP cyclohydrolase: MAQTALISVSDKTGILEFAQALHALGIKLLSTGGTAKLLADAGLPVTEVADHTGFPEMLDGRVKTLHPKIHGGLLARRDLPAHVAAIKQHGIDTIDLLVVNLYPFEATVAKPGCTLEDAIENIDIGGPAMVRSAAKNWKDVGVLTDASQYATALAELKADGKLSDKTKFAFSVAAFNRIADYDGAISDYLSAIDFDSSIGQPAPKRSLFPAQSNGRFVKVQDLRYGENPHQQAAFYRDLHPAPGSLVSAKQLQGKELSYNNIADADAAWECVKSFDVPACVIVKHANPCGVAIGKDAAEAYGKAFKTDPTSAFGGIIAFNRPVDGATAQEIAKQFVEVLMAPGYTPEALEVFQATKAKLNVRVLEIALPKGGTTDWDNGRNAMDVKRVGSGLLIQTADNHELSINDLKVVSKKQPTPQQLQDLLFAWKVAKYVKSNAIVFCANGMTMGVGAGQMSRLDSARIASIKAEHAGLSLKDTAVASDAFFPFRDGLDVVVDAGASCVIQPGGSMRDQEVIDAADERGVVMVLSGVRHFRH
- a CDS encoding Fis family transcriptional regulator, coding for MSKKHIEDCVRTSLDSYFRDLRGTEPDGMYEMLVRVVEKPLLDVVMTRAEGNQSKAAQWLGLNRNTLRKKLVEHKLLK
- the dusB gene encoding tRNA dihydrouridine synthase DusB; the protein is MTLQIGTHTLENRLFVAPMAGVTDRPFRMLCRELGAGYAVSEMVTSRKELWGTLKTSRRANHDGEPGPIAVQIAGTDAAMMAEATVYNIERGAQIIDINMGCPAKKVCNKWAGSALMRDEPLALEIVQAVVDAAQPFDVPVTLKMRTGWSHDHRNAVKLARDFESAGVQMLTVHGRTREQGYKGHAEYDTIAAVKAAVRVPVVANGDIRSPEKARDVLALTGADAVMIGRAAQGRPWIFREIAHFLETGTHRAPPLVVEVRRLLLDHLVEHYALYGDYSGVRTARKHIGWYVRALPDGEAFRARMNTIEDCAEQLRAIGDYFDGLADRMDRMPVQQEADGEPSGEEEAACAVD
- a CDS encoding YqaA family protein codes for the protein MQAWLDSLMALLALPQYGLSTLFVAAFVSATLLPVGSEPFLFGLLKLNPDMFWPAIAVATIGNTLGGAVDWWMGYGAHKVADKYSHSKHHVRVLGWLERLGPKACLLSWLPLVGDPLCAVAGWLKLPFWPCVAYMAIGKFLRYITMTVALLQIF
- a CDS encoding glutathione S-transferase produces the protein MLTVHHLNNSRSQRVLWLLEELELPYEIVHYQRDPQTMLAPASLRAVHPLGKSPVVTTDDGLALAESGAIIETVIERFGQGRLAPAAGTAEALRYRYWLHFAEGSAMSPLLLKLVFDRIESAKMPFFAKPIAKAIAAKTKGAFINPNIAAHLAFMEAELGKSEWFAGDSFTGADIQMSFPVEAAQARGGLDAKRPKLMAYLERIHARPAYKRALERGGPYGLLS
- the ychF gene encoding redox-regulated ATPase YchF translates to MSLQCGIVGLPNVGKSTLFNALTKAGIAAENYPFCTIEPNVGVVEVPDPRLAQLSEIVNPERVVPAIVEFVDIAGLVAGASTGEGLGNKFLAHIRETDATVNVVRCFDDENVIHVAGKVDPISDIEVIQTELCLADLATVEKALHRHTKVARSGDKDAQKLVGLLERCQAALNENTPVRALEFTKEELPLVKSFTLITAKPAMFVGNVSEDGFENNPYLDRLREYAAKQGAPVVAICAKIEADLAEMDDEDKKMFLAEIGQEEPGLNRLIRAAFKLLGLQTYFTAGVKEVRAWTIHIGDTGPQAAGVIHGDFEKGYIRAQTIAFEDYIAFKGEQGAKDAGKMRSEGKEYVVKDGDVMNFLFSS
- a CDS encoding sugar ABC transporter substrate-binding protein, producing MKFTRRTLQSAAALTLLGAIAATPAFAQDKPKVALVMKSLANEFFRTMEDGAKAHQKAHAAQYTLVANGIKDETDTAAQIKMVEQMVAQKINALVIAPADSKALVPVVKAAIDKGILVVNIDNQFDAAALKEKGIQVPFVGPDNRAGAKLVGDALAKELKSGDKVGIIEGVSTTFNAQQRTLGYQDAMKAAGVTVVGVQSGQWEIDKGNTVAAGMMREHPDLKALLAGNDSMALGAVAAVKAAGKTGKVLVVGYDNIGAIKPMLKDGRVLATADQFAAKQAVFGIETALKAIADKKKQSEMPAEVKTDVVLVTK